In Candidatus Zixiibacteriota bacterium, the genomic stretch TTTCACTCATACGACTTTGATGTTGATCAATGTTATCTTGCTGACGTCGCTGGCTATTCTGGTCTACAAAGCGGAAATACTGGGCGGTTTTCTGGAATACATACTAACCATAATAATCGGAATAGTCGTATTCGGAAGCCTCGGACTGTGTGTGGCAGGTTTATCCAAAACCAATCAATCGGCTGTCGGGATCGCCAATATACTCTTTATGCCGATGATGTTTCTGTCGGGTACCACTATCCCGGACATGTTGTTTCCGGACTGGCTGACGAAGGTTGCAGGTTTTCTGCCGTCTACTCATCTTTATAAAATGATCCAGGGTATTGTTTTTATGGGTGACTCGCTTGCCGGAGTCGGAACTAACATTCTGGTACTGATGGCTTACGGTTTAGTGTTCGTTATTGTAGCCAGTTTCCTCTCGCGCTGGAATTAGTCCTCTTTTAATTCGTCAATTTTTGCCGCCATGATGAAGTCATTTTCCGACAAACCGTCGATAGCGTGGGTCCAGATCTCGAATTCGACTTTGTTGTAATGTACACAGAAATCGGGATGATGGCCCTCAGCTTCGGCCAGATCAGCTACGCGGTTTAAAAACTCCATCGCTTTAATGAAATTCTTGAACTTGTATTCACGGTACAAGTGCCCGTTTTTGACAGTCCACCCGGGAATCGCTTTTAGCATCTCAACGGTTTTTTGCCGATCATAAGCCGGGACTCCGCCCTCGCAGGGAACACACTTTTTATCTTTCAAATCCATATAATCCTCCTTTTTAAGTTATCGCTTTTTTAAAACAGGACAGGGTT encodes the following:
- a CDS encoding 4a-hydroxytetrahydrobiopterin dehydratase; translation: MDLKDKKCVPCEGGVPAYDRQKTVEMLKAIPGWTVKNGHLYREYKFKNFIKAMEFLNRVADLAEAEGHHPDFCVHYNKVEFEIWTHAIDGLSENDFIMAAKIDELKED